The following proteins are co-located in the Candidatus Competibacteraceae bacterium genome:
- the rsxG gene encoding electron transport complex subunit RsxG — MRVISHWLKPEIRQSSGYPILLLGGVALLVSMAIGIANLGTHADIARRQLEDLQATLQQVVPAGYYDNDPVRDTVTVQEGDRSVRVYRARRKGQVQAVSFRTTAPGYGSTEMVMIIGVDRDGKLLGVRVISHGETPGLGDKIELSRSNWILSFNGRSLDDPSPAGWGVKKDGGVFDQFTGATITPRAVVKSIKGGLEFFAAHRAVLLDESSGGNDR, encoded by the coding sequence ATGCGCGTGATTAGTCACTGGCTGAAACCGGAGATTCGGCAAAGCTCGGGGTATCCGATCCTATTGCTGGGCGGTGTGGCGCTGCTGGTCAGCATGGCGATCGGTATCGCCAACTTGGGGACCCATGCCGATATCGCCCGGCGCCAGTTGGAGGATTTGCAGGCCACTTTGCAACAGGTGGTGCCCGCCGGGTACTACGACAACGATCCGGTGCGCGACACGGTGACCGTGCAAGAGGGCGATCGATCGGTGCGGGTCTACCGGGCGCGGCGCAAGGGCCAGGTGCAAGCGGTGAGTTTCCGAACCACGGCGCCGGGTTACGGCAGTACGGAGATGGTGATGATCATCGGGGTGGATCGCGACGGCAAGCTGCTGGGGGTGCGGGTGATCAGTCACGGCGAGACGCCGGGCTTGGGCGACAAGATCGAACTGAGCCGATCCAACTGGATTTTGAGCTTCAACGGCCGCTCGCTGGACGATCCATCGCCGGCCGGCTGGGGCGTCAAAAAAGACGGCGGAGTATTTGACCAGTTCACCGGCGCGACCATCACGCCGCGCGCGGTGGTCAAGTCGATCAAGGGGGGACTGGAATTTTTTGCCGCTCATCGAGCGGTATTACTGGATGAATCGAGCGGAGGCAATGACCGATGA
- a CDS encoding electron transport complex subunit E produces MNDYRGIFADGLWNNNVVFAQMLALCPLMAVTSTATNGLGMGLATTAVLLASNMVVASLRHWIVPEVRIPVFVLLIASLVTLADMAINAWLHELYKVLGLFIPLIVVNCCVLGRAESFASKQPVLAAAADGLAMGLGLTLALVLIGACREILGSATLFAHASLLLGPAFTFLETTLIEDYRGFLLMLLPPGGFLVLGFLLAGKRVIERITEKSEVKEEFHCSVQ; encoded by the coding sequence ATGAACGACTATCGCGGCATCTTTGCCGACGGTCTGTGGAACAACAACGTGGTGTTCGCCCAGATGCTGGCGCTGTGCCCGCTGATGGCGGTGACCAGTACCGCCACTAATGGACTCGGCATGGGGTTGGCGACCACGGCCGTGCTGCTGGCGTCCAACATGGTCGTCGCCAGCCTGCGGCACTGGATCGTCCCGGAGGTGCGCATTCCGGTGTTCGTGCTATTGATCGCATCCTTGGTGACATTGGCCGATATGGCGATCAACGCCTGGCTGCACGAGTTATACAAGGTGCTGGGGTTGTTCATTCCGCTGATCGTGGTCAACTGTTGCGTGTTGGGGCGGGCCGAGTCCTTTGCCTCCAAACAGCCGGTACTCGCCGCCGCCGCCGACGGCCTGGCGATGGGGCTGGGTCTGACCCTGGCGTTGGTGCTGATCGGCGCTTGTCGCGAGATCCTGGGCAGCGCCACCTTGTTCGCCCACGCCTCCCTGTTGCTGGGGCCAGCCTTCACCTTTCTGGAAACCACGCTGATTGAGGATTATCGCGGCTTTCTGCTGATGTTGCTGCCGCCGGGCGGTTTTCTGGTGCTGGGATTCTTGCTGGCCGGCAAACGGGTGATCGAGCGGATCACCGAAAAGAGCGAGGTGAAAGAAGAGTTTCACTGTAGTGTCCAGTGA